The sequence GGCGTGGAGGTCCGCCTGGGCGGGCAGCGCGAGAGTCAGCGAGAGTCCTTCCAGTCCCTCGCGCTCGTGCTCACGCTCGCCGCGCTCGGTGTCTTCCTCGTGCTCGCGTTCCACTTCCGCAGCCTCGTGCTGCCGCTGCTCATCCTCGGCGCGGCGCCCATCGCGCTCGTCGCGGGTATGGCGTGCCTGCGCGTCACGGGCACGCCGCTCAACGTCTCCTCGCTGATGGGCTGCATCCTGCTCGTGGGGCTGGTGGTGAAGAACGGCATCCTCCTGCTGGACCGCGCCGAGGAGGGACGCGCGGAGGGACTCGCACCCCGGGAGGCCGTCGAGCACGCGGCCGACGTGCGCCTGCGCCCCATCCTGATGACGACGCTGGCGACGCTGTTGGGGCTGTTGCCGTTGGCGCTCGGCTGGGGAGAGGGTGGGGAGCTGCAGCGCCCCCTGGCCATCACCGTGCTCGGAGGGCTGCTCATCTCCACGCTCCTCGTGCTGCTCGGGCTGCCCGCCGCCTACGTGCTGGCACGTGGCCGGAGATGAATGAACGCGGGAGGACAAGTCACCCATCCGGCCCGCGCGCGGACCGAGATGAAGGTGAGATGAGAAGTCTCTCATCCAGGCCACGCGGGCCGGGATGAACGCGGGATGAGAAGTCTCTCACCTGGGGGTGCGCGGCTGGTTCGGCCTCCCGGCGTCGGGCATCAACGACGTGCTCCTCGCGCACCGGACAGTGCCGTCCGGGCGACGGGAGCCGGAGCACGTGAATGCGCTCGACCGCTTCCGACACGCCGTCCGTTCATGCAACCCCTCCCGACTGGGGACGCATGGTGCTGTGGGTGACGTGCGCGCTCGCGCTGCTGCGGCTCCTCTACGCGGGACGCGTGGAGCTGGCGCCGCAGGAGGCGTACTACTGGCAATACGCCCGCCATCTGGACCTGTCGTACTTCGACCATCCGCCGCTGTGCGCATGGCTGATGGGCCTGTCCGTCCGCCTCTTCGGGGAAGGGGAGCTGGCCATCCGGCTGCCGGCCATCCTCTCGTCCGCCGCGCTCACCGGGGTGCTGTACTCGCTCGGGGCACGCCTGTACTCGCCCGCCGTGGGCGCGCTGACGGCGCTGGCCGCCAACGCCACCGTGCTGTTCGGCCTGGGCGCGGTGGTGATGACGCCGGACGTGCCCCTGGTGCTGTGCTGGGCGGCGGCGCTCCGCGTGCTCTGTGAGTTGGTGCTCCCGGACGGCAAGGGGCCCGGATGGGGCGGGTGGCGCTGGTACCTGCTGGGCCTGCTGTGCGGGCTGGCGCTGCTGTCCAAGTACACCGCCGCGCTGCTGCCGCTCCAGGTCCTGGTGACGGCGCTGCTCCTCCCGCGAGGCCGCGCCGCGCTGCGGACGCCGCACCCGTACCTGGCCTGTGTCCTCGCGCTCGCCGTCTTCTCGCCCGTCATCGTCTGGAACGCGCAGCACGACTGGGCCTCCTTCGCCTTCCAGACGCGCGGACGGTTGGAGACGGTGGATGGCCTCCGCCCGTACCTCGTGGGGCGCTACGTGGGATTGCAGGCGGTGGCCGTCGGCCCGCTGTTGTACCTCGCGCTGCTCGCCACGGCAGGTGTCCTCGTCAGGCAGGCGCTGTGGGGTGACGCACGCGCGAAGCTATTGGCCGTGTCCAGCCTGCCGGGGCTCGCGCTGTTCTCCGTGGTGAGCCCGCTGCACTGGGTGAAGATGAACTGGGTGGCCCCCATCTACATCGGGCTTCTCGTGGCGGCCGCGGCCGGGGCATGCGCGCTCTGGCATGCGCGGTGGGCGCGCAACTACGCGCTCGCGACGGTGGCCACCGGGGCGGTGTTGATGACGGGCATGTACCTGATGCCGCTGTGCCCCTTCATTCCCTTCCGCGAGCGAGACAACCTGGTGAGCGGCTGGCGCGAGCTGGCCGCGCAGGTGCAGCACTACCGCGAGGCGGCCGGGACGCCGGCACCGCTGGTCGTCGGGTGGGGCTACAAGACGGCGAGCGAGTTGGCCTTCTACCTGCCGGACCGCCCGGAGACGCAGTCGGACCCCGTCCTGGGCGGGGCGGGTCTCGCCTACGACTACTGGTTGGACCGGGTACATCCCGGCACGGACGCCATCATCGTGTCGGACGCCCGGCAGCCCCTGCCCGAGGCCGCACAGCGCCTGCGCGCGAGCTGTGACGGGACGCGGGAATTGCCACCGGTGGAGGTGCACCGGGGCACCCACGTCGTGACGACCTTCAAGCTCTGGCACTGCCGCCGCTGGCATCTCCCGGAGGGGGATGGGACGCATCCGGGAGGGCTGGTGGTGCGCGCCCTGGGAACCTCGCTGTGAACAAACTCTCGCCCCCGGGGCTTCGCTCGTAGGTGAGCGCGCCTCCATGCGCCTCGACGATGGAGCGCGAGAGCGCGAGCCCCAGTCCCGTGCCCTCACCCGCGCGCGCACCGTCCGCGCGGGCGAATCGCTGGAAGAGCCTCGGGAGGAACGCGGGCTCCACGCCAGGGCCGTCGTCCGTCACGGTGAGCCGCGCCTCGGTGTCCGTCGCGCGGACCTCCACGCGGACCTGACTGCGGCCGTACCGGAGCGCATTGGCCAGCAGGTTGTCGAGCACGTGCGACAGGAGCACCGGGTTGCCTTCGACGAGCGTAGGCGCGGCGGACAGCTGGATGCCGATGCCACCTTCACGGGACGCGGGCAGGTGCTCCGCCCGCTCGACTGCGTGCCTCGCGAGCAGGGCCAGGTCCACCGGCTCCTTTCGCGTGGAGAGCGCGCCCGCGTCACCGCGCGCGAGCAGCAGCAGGGAGTCCACCAGCTGCGCGAGCCCGCGGCTCTCCGCGTACACGAGCTCGAGCGTGCGGTGGTACTCCTCCGCGGAGCGAGGGCGGCGGAGGACCACCTCGGCCTCGCCCATGATGACCGTCAGCGGCGTGCGCAGCTCGTGCGCGGCGTCCGCGGTGAAGGTCCTGATGCGGGCGAAGGCGCCACGCGCATCCGCGAGGAGTGCGTTGAGCGTGGAGGCCAGCTCGTCCCACTCGTCTCCGGTGCCTCGGACGGGGAGGCTCAGGTCCAGCTCCGCCGCGCGGGCCGCACGGGCCCGGGTGCTGGCCTCGCGCATGGGGGCCAGCGCTCGATGCGCGAGCGCGCGGCCCAGCAACACGGCGCCGAGCACCGCGAAGGGCGTCCCGAGCGCCAGGGCACTGAGCGCCTGCCACGCATCGTCGAAGAGCCCTTCCTTCGTGGGGACGGGAGGCACATCGTGCTGCTCGCGCCACTCCCCGATGGCGAGCACCGCCGTCACCAGCGTGCCGTAGAGCAGGGTGGACGCGAGGACCGCGCCGGCGAAGAAGAAGGTCAGCCGGGTGCTCAGCGTCAGGGGCCGCTTCACGCGCGGCTCCGCAGCGCGTAGCCCACGCCGCGCACGGTGTGGATGAGCTTCTTCTCGAAGGGGGCGTCCACCTTGTTTCGCAGGTAGCGGATGTAGACCTCGACGATGTTGGAGAACGTCTCGAAGTCATGGTCCCACACCGCCTCGACGATGCGCGTGCGGGAGACGACCTCTCCGGCGTGCTCGAGCAGGAACTGGAGGAGCGCGAACTCGCGCGTCGTCAGGGAGATGTCGACGCCCGCCCGGGTCACCTTGCGCGTGACGGGGTCCAGGCTCAGGTCCGCGTGCTGGAGGAGGGGACTGGCGCGGCTGGCGAC comes from Pyxidicoccus parkwaysis and encodes:
- a CDS encoding glycosyltransferase family 39 protein codes for the protein MRSTASDTPSVHATPPDWGRMVLWVTCALALLRLLYAGRVELAPQEAYYWQYARHLDLSYFDHPPLCAWLMGLSVRLFGEGELAIRLPAILSSAALTGVLYSLGARLYSPAVGALTALAANATVLFGLGAVVMTPDVPLVLCWAAALRVLCELVLPDGKGPGWGGWRWYLLGLLCGLALLSKYTAALLPLQVLVTALLLPRGRAALRTPHPYLACVLALAVFSPVIVWNAQHDWASFAFQTRGRLETVDGLRPYLVGRYVGLQAVAVGPLLYLALLATAGVLVRQALWGDARAKLLAVSSLPGLALFSVVSPLHWVKMNWVAPIYIGLLVAAAAGACALWHARWARNYALATVATGAVLMTGMYLMPLCPFIPFRERDNLVSGWRELAAQVQHYREAAGTPAPLVVGWGYKTASELAFYLPDRPETQSDPVLGGAGLAYDYWLDRVHPGTDAIIVSDARQPLPEAAQRLRASCDGTRELPPVEVHRGTHVVTTFKLWHCRRWHLPEGDGTHPGGLVVRALGTSL
- a CDS encoding sensor histidine kinase, which translates into the protein MKRPLTLSTRLTFFFAGAVLASTLLYGTLVTAVLAIGEWREQHDVPPVPTKEGLFDDAWQALSALALGTPFAVLGAVLLGRALAHRALAPMREASTRARAARAAELDLSLPVRGTGDEWDELASTLNALLADARGAFARIRTFTADAAHELRTPLTVIMGEAEVVLRRPRSAEEYHRTLELVYAESRGLAQLVDSLLLLARGDAGALSTRKEPVDLALLARHAVERAEHLPASREGGIGIQLSAAPTLVEGNPVLLSHVLDNLLANALRYGRSQVRVEVRATDTEARLTVTDDGPGVEPAFLPRLFQRFARADGARAGEGTGLGLALSRSIVEAHGGALTYERSPGGESLFTARFPGRAPPALPDASHPPPGDASGGSARA